In Pedobacter heparinus DSM 2366, the following are encoded in one genomic region:
- a CDS encoding RidA family protein, with translation MKKVLLMLFLSSGYFSVSAQNNRSSSYADKSNTVVKHIGAAKATGGASAVVVNEVALAHTSQFLPVDKTGQLLGKNDPKKQLDQVFENIGGALKAAGSSLDQIVKINICIADAGLMPEVKRYLGSRFSAGKKPAVSFVSGDLVHPDALIGMDVVAVAPSAATKVKYLQPANLWSAKQQASVAILPAGGVVYVSGQAAQGKIAEATRETLKQLEATLHHLGLKKEDIVQLKSFICPATDIRIVEQEMADFFAGMTIPPTVYVDWLSTNPVVEIELIAAAPKSLQKPGKQIDFITPPGMTASPVYAKVTRVNYGKKVYFSSLYGENATHAKAEVAEIYTSLEKIAKQSGTDLNHLAKATYYVANDSTSNELNEIRPKYYKADSPPAASKAKVKGVGLKDKGICIDMIGVCF, from the coding sequence ATGAAGAAAGTACTTTTAATGTTGTTTTTAAGTAGCGGTTATTTTTCGGTTTCTGCGCAAAATAACCGGTCATCATCATATGCTGATAAATCCAACACCGTGGTTAAACATATTGGAGCAGCTAAGGCAACCGGTGGCGCATCGGCTGTAGTGGTTAATGAAGTAGCCCTTGCGCATACTTCACAGTTTTTACCGGTAGATAAAACCGGGCAGCTGCTGGGCAAAAATGATCCTAAAAAACAGCTGGACCAGGTTTTTGAAAACATTGGCGGGGCCCTGAAAGCTGCGGGCAGCAGCCTGGACCAGATCGTAAAGATCAACATCTGTATTGCAGATGCCGGATTGATGCCAGAGGTTAAACGCTATCTTGGCAGCCGTTTCAGTGCCGGGAAAAAGCCGGCGGTTAGTTTTGTGTCGGGCGATCTGGTCCACCCCGATGCACTTATTGGTATGGACGTAGTTGCCGTAGCCCCATCTGCAGCAACAAAGGTAAAATACCTGCAGCCTGCAAATCTATGGAGCGCCAAACAGCAGGCATCAGTTGCCATTTTACCGGCCGGAGGTGTGGTGTATGTATCGGGGCAAGCGGCACAAGGAAAAATTGCGGAAGCAACACGGGAAACACTGAAGCAGCTCGAGGCAACCTTACATCATTTAGGATTAAAAAAGGAAGACATTGTGCAGCTCAAATCATTCATTTGTCCAGCAACCGACATCCGTATTGTGGAACAGGAAATGGCGGATTTTTTTGCAGGCATGACCATTCCGCCAACTGTGTATGTCGACTGGCTCAGCACTAACCCGGTGGTCGAAATAGAGCTCATTGCTGCGGCTCCCAAAAGTTTACAAAAGCCCGGAAAGCAGATTGATTTTATTACACCTCCGGGGATGACGGCATCACCGGTATATGCCAAAGTTACCCGGGTCAATTATGGCAAAAAAGTATACTTTTCCTCATTGTATGGCGAAAATGCAACCCATGCAAAAGCAGAAGTGGCAGAGATATATACCTCGCTGGAAAAAATAGCAAAGCAGTCGGGTACCGACCTCAACCACCTGGCCAAGGCTACCTATTATGTGGCCAACGACAGTACCAGCAATGAATTAAACGAGATCAGGCCAAAGTATTATAAAGCCGATAGTCCTCCGGCAGCCTCTAAGGCTAAGGTAAAGGGGGTAGGTTTAAAAGATAAAGGGATTTGTATAGATATGATCGGCGTATGTTTTTAA
- a CDS encoding plastocyanin/azurin family copper-binding protein has protein sequence MFLIKRLIPLLFFFLQAMQLMAQGNDGVTEVTLKVMPGLQFDVVRFTVKPGALVKLSFTNTDDMSHNLLITKPGKRLAVVNAALQLEEKGPAMNYIPKSSDVLWSVPILSPEQTKSLSFKAPLQAGAYPYVCTYPGHGFVMYGVMYVNAEGKMPELKNDPNIPPARQEDKLADAGKHDMHHAHQQEMPKADHPYATVPPYLYRIFMEDASPAAIAVSLPQNLSYCWDAGVCRLRYAWKGGFVDNTALWKGHADATAKIIGTIFYRDKTTYPLRVGDPDAIPVTEYKGYRLVEKYPEFHYTLNGIDVYELILPKEDGKGLVRKFRIPDANKEVWFAANLHDEAVTYEASAGNWDHEKLRLNPQQAREFTLIMTSYPLVYSRKK, from the coding sequence ATGTTTTTAATAAAGAGGCTTATACCGTTGCTGTTTTTCTTTCTGCAGGCCATGCAGCTCATGGCGCAGGGCAATGATGGCGTAACTGAAGTTACACTGAAAGTAATGCCGGGTTTACAGTTTGATGTGGTCAGGTTTACGGTAAAACCAGGCGCATTGGTAAAACTCAGTTTTACCAATACAGACGATATGAGCCATAATTTATTGATCACAAAGCCCGGAAAAAGGCTGGCAGTGGTCAATGCAGCACTGCAGCTGGAGGAAAAAGGCCCGGCAATGAATTATATCCCGAAATCTTCCGATGTTTTGTGGTCTGTTCCGATACTGTCGCCTGAACAAACTAAATCCCTTAGCTTCAAAGCACCGCTGCAGGCCGGGGCATATCCTTACGTATGTACCTATCCCGGGCATGGTTTTGTGATGTATGGCGTAATGTATGTAAATGCTGAGGGTAAGATGCCGGAGCTTAAAAATGATCCAAATATCCCTCCTGCAAGACAGGAGGACAAGCTTGCTGACGCCGGTAAACACGACATGCACCATGCACACCAGCAAGAAATGCCCAAAGCAGATCATCCTTATGCAACAGTACCACCCTATTTATACCGCATATTTATGGAGGATGCCAGCCCAGCGGCCATAGCGGTCAGCTTGCCCCAAAACCTGTCCTACTGCTGGGATGCCGGTGTATGCAGGTTACGGTACGCCTGGAAAGGTGGGTTTGTAGACAATACAGCCCTATGGAAGGGACATGCCGACGCTACGGCAAAAATAATCGGGACAATCTTTTACCGCGATAAAACCACCTATCCTTTGAGGGTCGGAGATCCGGATGCCATCCCTGTAACTGAATACAAGGGCTATCGGTTGGTTGAAAAATATCCGGAGTTTCATTATACACTCAATGGCATTGATGTATATGAGCTTATTTTACCAAAAGAAGACGGCAAAGGACTGGTACGGAAATTCAGGATCCCGGATGCAAACAAGGAGGTCTGGTTTGCCGCTAACCTACACGATGAGGCTGTCACATACGAAGCCTCGGCAGGTAACTGGGACCATGAAAAACTGCGGCTCAATCCGCAGCAGGCCCGCGAATTTACCCTCATCATGACCAGCTATCCTTTAGTTTACAGTAGAAAAAAGTAA
- a CDS encoding PQQ-dependent sugar dehydrogenase → MKLKTLACLVILFFISAVPADDKKAKEAYTVENIPMPEGLTSETGGIDFLPDGRLVACFIRGEVMIYNPKSRQWTLFAEGLHEPLGIMAVSNSEVLVMQRPELTRIKDTDGDGKADVYEKVTDDFGLSGNYHEFNYGPVKDKKGNLFIALNTASPGGAVRPEIRGKFNPLGRDLQTGLYEMYAVVPYRGWVMKVTPDGKLHPYASGMRSPNGLGFDQEGNLFVTDNQSDWVETSTLYHVKEGNFYGHPASLVWNKNWPAKNPFALPINELEQLRTKAAVLFPQGIMANSPSQPLCDVTAGKFGPFKGQLFIGEMNRDRIVRVMLEKVGGELQGACIPFIDGHGLRKGNNRLAFAPDGSLWVGQIAFGWSGDLGIQRIVYNGTPPADVYTMTLTKDGFDLSFTQPMNKTEAMNPDNYKFRHYYYKYQRKAKNEGADNSRQLDVQDVAITGIKLSSDQKKVSIKLSALKPGYVYELKLGNLSSKEGTPLANKLICYTLNKLLNN, encoded by the coding sequence ATGAAATTAAAGACCCTAGCCTGCCTGGTAATTCTGTTTTTTATAAGCGCTGTTCCTGCTGACGATAAAAAAGCAAAGGAAGCGTATACCGTTGAGAACATTCCTATGCCTGAGGGGCTGACCAGCGAAACCGGGGGTATCGATTTTTTACCGGATGGCCGTTTGGTAGCCTGCTTTATCCGGGGGGAAGTCATGATCTACAATCCAAAAAGCAGGCAATGGACTTTATTTGCAGAGGGCCTGCACGAACCGTTGGGCATTATGGCGGTCAGCAATTCTGAGGTTTTGGTGATGCAGCGTCCGGAACTTACGAGGATTAAAGATACAGATGGCGACGGCAAGGCCGATGTATATGAAAAAGTGACCGACGATTTTGGGCTGTCTGGCAATTACCACGAATTTAATTACGGACCTGTAAAAGATAAAAAGGGCAATCTTTTTATTGCCTTGAATACGGCGTCCCCTGGTGGGGCAGTAAGGCCCGAGATCAGGGGTAAATTTAATCCCCTGGGCAGGGATTTGCAGACTGGGTTATATGAGATGTATGCTGTAGTACCTTATCGTGGCTGGGTAATGAAAGTTACACCCGATGGAAAACTGCATCCTTACGCTTCAGGAATGCGTTCGCCAAATGGCCTGGGCTTTGACCAGGAAGGAAACCTCTTTGTTACGGATAACCAGAGCGACTGGGTAGAAACCAGTACGCTGTATCATGTAAAGGAAGGCAATTTTTATGGCCATCCTGCCAGCCTGGTCTGGAATAAAAACTGGCCGGCTAAAAACCCCTTCGCTTTACCCATTAACGAATTGGAACAGCTGCGTACAAAAGCAGCAGTTTTGTTTCCCCAGGGAATTATGGCCAATTCACCATCGCAACCACTCTGTGATGTTACAGCTGGTAAATTTGGTCCTTTTAAAGGGCAGTTGTTTATTGGCGAAATGAACAGGGACCGTATTGTTAGGGTTATGCTCGAAAAAGTAGGTGGCGAGCTTCAGGGGGCCTGCATCCCATTTATAGATGGGCATGGCTTAAGAAAAGGGAACAACCGGCTCGCCTTTGCCCCTGATGGGAGTTTATGGGTAGGACAGATCGCTTTTGGCTGGAGTGGGGATCTGGGTATACAGCGCATTGTTTACAATGGAACACCTCCTGCTGATGTTTATACCATGACCCTGACCAAAGATGGTTTTGACCTGAGCTTTACGCAACCCATGAATAAAACGGAGGCGATGAATCCTGATAATTACAAGTTCAGACACTATTATTATAAGTACCAGCGCAAAGCAAAAAACGAAGGCGCTGATAATTCCAGACAACTTGATGTTCAGGATGTAGCGATAACCGGTATAAAACTATCATCCGATCAAAAAAAGGTATCCATAAAGCTGTCGGCATTAAAGCCAGGCTATGTATATGAACTGAAACTGGGTAACCTGAGCAGTAAAGAAGGTACACCTCTGGCCAATAAACTCATCTGTTATACACTCAATAAACTCCTTAACAATTGA